ctctctctctcggtGTACTGTCTGTTCTGCACTtacctttcaaaatattctttttcttttgcaataaattactCTATGCTGCACTTCTTTTGCTGTATGTcccttgtttaaattcttttaaactaagaaCTGAGGTTTCACACAGCCATCAACagatatacacattttaaaatatcatttataatagcataaaaatgaaAGTGCCTGAATATAAATGCAGTAAAACTTCTGTACAAGATCTTTGtggataaaattatttaaagttttgTACAGGTATTTAGAAGATTTAAATAGATATAAGAGTCAACCTTGTCCATGGTTAGGAAGACTCAATCTCATAAAAATGCCAATCCTCCCAAGtagatctatagattcaatgcaatccccaacagggtgtgcatgtgtgtgtgtgtgtgtgtgtgtgaaattcaaagagctgattctaaaatttatatacatgAACAAAGATCCCAGAAAAGGAGCAATGGGCTCATACTCCCTAAATTAACTGGATTTTATGACTCATCACCCAGAGCAGGCTCAGTACAATACTAGCTGGGAGACAACTCCCTGTGAGGTTGGGGTGCTGTACTACAGGATGTGGTATATGCCTTAATCCAGAGGTCACTGCGTGGGGCTGTCTTCCCCATAGGCAAGAAGCACAGGTCTGGGAATCAAGAGGTACAAATCAAAGTTTCCCTTCTTACTGGTACCCCTAATGCTCCCTGGAAGGAGTTTTACTTCAAGTCACCATAACCCGCCACGGCACTCAGTAGGTTGGGAGATCCTAGTGCCCAAAAGATGAATACTTCCACCAGCTAGCTGGCAATAAAGTGGAAGATTAAACTGTgtgaattattattcttttttttttctttttgagacaagttcttgctctgtcacccaggctggagtgccgtggcaccatcatggctcactgcggcctcgacctcccggtCTCaatgtaatcctcccaccttacactcccaaataactgggaccacaggaacacaccaccctgctcagctaatttttgtatttttttgtagagatggggttttgccatgttgctcaggctggttgtgaactcctgagctcaagcaatctgcctacctcagcctcccaaagcattaggattacagttgtgagccatcgCAGCTGGCCCCTGACTATTCTTGGCTCTCAAGTCATCACTAAGCCAACAGGCAGAGGAAGTGGTCATTATACTGGACAGTAATTGGTCCTAGAAGCCAGCAAACAAAGGGCATAATCAGAGTAAGTGCTGGAAGTTAGAGGCAGGGTGGCAAGTTAGGGCAGAGGTCACAGAGGGTCAGTCCATCTTGACTAGGCTTGTCAGTCGGACTGAGGCATTCCAGAGgctctgggcaacaagaggatcCTGACAGGCTTTAACGGGAAGAGTTATCACACAGGAACTGctgaaatattttccagaaataCCATCCGGCTCCTCTGCCAAGCTCAAGTAGAGGACTGGGATTACACCTTGTTTGAGATCCTGTTGGGAGGGAGAAGTGAAAAAGAAGTCATGCCAGGCAAACTTTGGCCTGCTGGGACACACTGAGAAGTTGAGCTCTGCCCCACTCCTCTAGGCCAAACCAGTTCTTTCCCCCACCCACCATCATGAAGAAGCTGACAAGCTAGAAGAGGAAGCGGTATGGCTAAGAGAAATgcctcataatccccatgtataCAAGACCAGGCTCCACAGCACTCACAGTCATTCCTAAGAAGTTGAGACACAAGGAGAGTGCAAAGTGAAGAGAGAGGAGGATGACCGATATAAGTGTAGTTCAGCAGTGTGCAAATAAGGGAAGGGTCCTACCAAGACTGTTGGGTAGTGTTGACCAGTGACTTGAGGGTGGTGCAGGGGACACTGGTGCTCCATAGCTCACCTTAATGGTATCCAAGCCAGTAAGGAAGGATGGGTATTGGAAGTGTTGGGTGAACTGTAGGAGGAACATGATGGACGATGCTGGTATTGGAAAACACCAGCAGGAAAGAAATATTGTGGGAGATGAAAAGAATGGGAAAAGGTTGAAATGATGTGAATACAGGGTTGAGAGAAATAGAGGGTACACAGATGATAGTTGGAGTGTAATAAAATGCTGGTTTGGGGCACATTGGGAGTACTTTATGGACAGGACATGTTGGAAGGAGATGTGAAAGGTTGGGAGGTGGTGCTGGGAGTGGAGTAAGGGGTGTCAGAGGCAGTTACCTGTTCCTTGAAGTCTCTGGGCAAGCTCTCCAGTGAATGAAGTCAATAGCAGTTTGCTGCAGTCATAGTTTTGGTTAAAGGTCAAAGGGCCTCCAGCCTGTCAGGTGCCCCTCATCAATGTACCCATGTGCATGCCGAATGGAAGACACATTCACCACTGGGGCTGGCCCTGCCCGTTGTAGGGCCCCTGGGTAGAGATGGGAGGGACCATACTCCTTCAATCCAAGTTCTAGAGTAAACTCCCATGCTCACTCCCCAACCTGCTTCTCCAGAAGATGGGGAGCAGGGCTCTCTAAGAAGGGGCAGTGGGGCCCATATCCAGAAACCTGGGCTAGGCATAGGAGAGCTTAATGTTAGCTGGGACCTCATTTTCATTATTAGCTGCCTTCCTAAtgatcttcttcttctttcataTTAGTGTTTGGAGTTttgccttgcttttcttctacTTGCTAGTTGGAGCTACCTTAATTGATCctcatttatatgttttatttcactgatggctaagaaggagaaggagaaactgGAAACACTGTGAAAGTTGCTTTCATGTATTTATACATTCATTCCTCCATTTATCCATCCCACAAATGTTCATTGGGCACCTGGAATATGGCAGACACTAAGCTAGGTGCTAAGGACATAAGGGTGCTAGGTTTGGGGGAAAAGAAATATGTGTGCAGAGGTActtgagaaaatgtttttaaagaaacaaagctAGGGAAGGTCATCACTGGAAAACTATTAACAAGTTTAATTGTAAATAAAAAACCAACTATgttccaaacaaaaacaaaattacaatctTAAagttaaatcttaaaaaaaagtttaaaatagtaCATaagtgttttagtctgttctcataccaCTAttaagatactacctgagactgggtaatttataaacaaaagaagtttaattgactcacaactctgcatggctggggagacctcaggaaacttataatcatggcggaagggaagcaaggcatgtcttacatggtggcaggagagacagagagcaggCAGGGGAAAACTGCCAcctttaaaaccatcaaatcttgtgagatcTCTCTcaatatcacaagaacagcatgggggaaactgcccccatgacccaatcacttcccacctggtccctccctctatatgtggggattacagttggagatgagatttgggtggggacacagagccaaaccatatcagtaagtatattaaaaagtttggattggctgggtgtggtggctcatgcctgtaatcccagcactttgggaggccaaggcgggtggatcacctgaggtcaggagttccagaccagcctgcccaacatggcgaaaccccgtctctagcaaaaatacaaaaaattagccaggcgtggtcttgggcacctgtaatcgcagctactcgggagggtgaggcaggagaatcgcttgaacccaggaggcggaagttgcagtgagccgagatctcgccactgcactccaacctgggaaacgaaagtgaaactccgtctcaaaaaaaaaaaaaaaaaaaggctggattatataaagtataaaaaatagtTGTCACATATGAGTTTacagtattgtttttaaaatgctaaaactaTTTTGAGCCTTACACTGAAATTAAGAATCACTCAGCAGGAGGCTAGCCTGCTGCATGGGCTGCTTCCAACACCTGCTCCTTGtctccccagaaaaaaaaaaattaatacaaaataaaatttaaaaaattacaaattacaaatgaaaaactGAGCAGGTGGTATTTAGCCAAAATTTACtggaaagaaaattattcttaaaGAAGACAATGGAGTTTAAATTTGCAGACAGTGACATAGAGACCAAAAGGGCTCCCTGCTCAGTTGGAGAGACTGATCTTCACAGAGCAACATCAGTGCAGTCACAGAGATGTGTACAAGGGGGCTAATGGAGCCCCGTAAATGGGAGTGACTGGGGGAGGTGAAGGTTGGGGAAAGATCCACAGCAGAGGTGATATCTGTGCTGCATCTTGGCAGGTGAACTAAAGTtagccaggccaacatgatgagaaAGGATATTCCAGATAGAAGGAGCCGTATGTGCAAAAACACAACCagagggtaaaaaaaaaacagaccgtGGTGCAAGAGCTGCAGATTGTCTGGCTGGAGACTAGGAGGTGGGTTAAGGAACGGCAAAAGGCAAGGCTGTCAGTCagcagagggttttttttttttttttttttgagacagagtttcactcttgttgcccaggctggagtgcaatggtgcggtctcggctcaccgaaacctccacctcttgggttcaagcaattctcctgcctaagcctcccaagtagctaggattacaggcatgcaccaccacgcccagctaattttgtatttttagtagagacagggtttttccatgttgctcaggctagtcttgaactcccgacctcaggtgatttgcctgcctcagcctctcaaagtactgggattacagccatgagctaccgtgcccagcctagcacAGGGCCTTCTAAGTGTAGATAAGGGGCTTAGAGTTCATCCTACAAAGGAGAGGGTACCTTCAAAGGATTTTAAGCAAGAAAGTGTCATGATGAAAGGTGATTACTAGATGTGGCAGTGGGGAGAATAGATAAGAGAAGATGAGACACGAAAGAAGTTTAACAAACTGTCACTAAGCAAGATGCAGATAGTGTCGTGACATTCCAAAATGTTACAATTTGTGGAAAGGGACAAAAACAATCATACTTGCAGGTGCATAGAGTTTTGCCTTTGTTCACTTTCCAATTGGGATTAATTTAGTTGACCACTAAAGGATACGTGAGACCCTGGCAACAGTAGTAGCCTCTCAGGAGGGGAACAGGTGGCTTATGTACCAGAAgagaaaaatagttaaaaaaaaaacaaacaaacaaccctctATATCCTTTTGTACACTTTCAATTTTGTACTTTGGATATGTATtacctgaccaaaaaaaaaattgcttttcttttaaggagGCTATCACATTGCAAGGGgatgagtaatttaaaaaaaaataaaaaaataaaaaaataaaggggcTATTATACAATCTAGGAGAAAACGTCAGGGAAAATGTATCTGCCACCCACTCCCCGAACCTTTCACTGGAGGAGCCAAACTTTCTCAATCAGAAAGGGCCTCTTCAAAGGACTTAGGCCCGAGGCAGTAATGTATCAACTGTATCATCTGTATGGCCTACACCTCTGGCCGACCCTGAGAACAGAAACTGAGTCTTCTTGCTTTCTCTATTTCTGGTGCCTAGTGCCCCCTCAAGAAGCCTTCGTTGCAAAAACTGACTCTACTGGTCTGGCTAAAACTAGGGGATGGGAGAAGGAGGTCTGGGATCTCATATCCCCTTGCTGATTATATTTTGGGCTGAATGATTCTTCTACCAGCCTTCTAATACTGACTTGTGCCAGCTGGGCTTCCCTGATGTGCGACACAAAAAGTGTGTTGGATCACCACTCAGCAAGCAGCTGGGTGCCAAGAGGCAAGAGGTGGTCCTGGGAGACAGTTACTAGAATGTCAGGGGTACAGGGAAGAGGGCAGCATGGAAGGTGCCCATCCTTCCTTACCTTGGAGTAGGTTTGTGAGCAGAAAGGGCCCAACATAGTTAGTGACAAAGGTGAGATCCAGGCCCTCTGGGGTAAGTGTCTTGGGGAATCCTGGGAGGAAATGAAAACACTGGCATTGAGTGATAAAGGGACCACCTTAAGGGAGACAAGGTCTGGGAGGGACATATCACCTTCAGCAGAAATGCCACAGGGGCACGTACATGCGAAGATGGGGGCAATGAAGTTTAAGGCTATAACTCAATGTCGGCTTTTTAGGGGAGGGTATGGATTAGAGTGTTTTGGTGAGATTGCATAGGTTAGGCTTTGAGGATACCTGTTTTAGAGTTCCTGAGCTAGAAAGGAGGCTGCAGAAACGTGTTTGGAGAAGCAAGCCAAGGCACATACCACTGACTCCAGCATTGTTTACCAGCAGATGTATCTCAGGATTCTCCTGCAGAAGCCTCCGGGCAAAGCTCCGAATAGAAGTCATGGAGCTAAGGTCCACCTCGCCAAGCAGGAGGCGGTTGCTGTTTGAGGCTGCTTGGATCTCAGCCAGGGCTTGCTGTCCACATTCCCTACTCTGACAAgtaaggatcacttgggccccaCACCGAGCTAGGTCCTGGGATACAACCTTCCCGATGCCTGTGGGAGGACAACTTTGGCTGGGTGGTGACTACAGTGAACAAGGGACACTCTGGGGGAGGGACAAGGGTGTTGATAGTGGAtgctcctccctgccttccctgtGAGAGTTGTTGGAGGCCGAGGCCCACAGTGAGGATTCAGGGTGGGAGGAGCACTCACTACTGTTGGCCCCAGTCACTATGGCTGTTTTCCCAGTCAGATCTGTGGAGCAGCACTGGAGGTCCCAGGGATGAGACTTCCATCAGAGCTGCACGTGTAGTTGAAGAGGACCGGAATAAGGAAGACAGAGCCAGCGCCCCAGACCAGGATGCCGAGTGCAGCCCACAGCAACATAGCAGAAACTTCCTGGGCCTGCTGGGGAAATGCTGTAGGAGGAAGTGGGTGCAGGATAAATCTAGGCAGAGTGGAGACTAGCAATGAGGCAGGTGTGGAGCCTAAGATAAAATTTAAGGAGGCACTGACTCTTGAGTTTGTTCAATACACTGTTTGAATTTGAGAGTTCCTCCTTAACTTCAAAAGTGAAATTTGGATTTGCAGTCTAAGGTGAAGTGACCAAGCTCCAGGGACCAGGGAAGCAAGAAATCAAGTTCTTCATATCTTGAATCACTCTGTGCTTATGCAgggccttctccttcctcccctacTGAAAGGAGACTCGAAGTTCTCTCTACAGAGCCAGACTCGCTGGCAGCCCTTATGTCTACTCCTTTGGGGGACGGGGATTTCTCTAGAATGCCTCTGCGATGGGCTCATAGAATGCCTCTGTGATGGCCCTAATGCAGGGTCTCCTAAGAGTGGAGACAGGGTTATTTCCTGAACCATGGTTCTATCTTCTTCTAGGCCTGTAGAATAACTGCTCCCCTTGGGGTTCAGTGCGAGGGTGGACACCCTTGGAAGAAACTGACAAGAGACATCAGACTAGTTCCTAAGGCAACTCAGGTGTTTATTTCTGGCAAGCAGAGGGAGGGGCCAGTTACCACGGCCAGAGGCTCAGGGATCAGACGGAGGCAGCAGGCTTAGAGGACCACACTTTGGGGGCTGAGTTTTTCATTAGCTGTGCTACAGTCACCTGGGGCTTTGGGGCACCTGTCTGGATGGGGTGTTGCTCAACGGGAGGAAAGGTGCTACCTTCTTTGTCCTCCTGTTCAGGCACACCAGAGCTGAGCAACACCTGGGTGCTCCGGTTCCATATGCTCACACCAGGGGCCAGCTTCAGGGCTTCTGGCAGCAACACCGGCTTCCACATCACCTGGGAAGTGGCTTCAAGGATCGGGGGTGTGGTTCGAGGCCATCTGCCAGGATCCTGGCCCTCCCTGTCTGCCAGCTCCAGACCCTGTGGAGGCACGCGGGTCCGGCCAGCCCACAGCTCGCCCAGCAGCTCGGCCTCCCCCTCCCAACCGCTGGGCCACCTGGCACTGGGCCACAGCTTGGGGCTGGGGCTGCGGGCCACATCAGGGAGCACCGGGTGTGTGGTGAGGAAGCGAATCCTGGAGTTGGGGAATGGCAGCTTTGACCCGAGGGATGGCGACGATAGGCCTAAATTTAAAGTGGGGAACTGGAGTGCGGGGCTCGAGTCCAAGGCACAGAAAGGAATGCCCGGCCGGAGAGGGAAGAACGCTGCCGGGGAGACACGGGTGTCGAGGCCGAGGGCTTGGGGTTCGGCCCGGGCCTTGGCCCGGGCCTTGGGCTTCTCGCCCCGCTGGCGTCCGCGGTAGGCTTCCAAGGGGCGTGTTTGAGAGTCTGGGACCAGGACCTCAGCCAGAGGGCGCACCCAGTGGCACGGGAGCCGCGCAGGGTCCAGGCGTTTCACGGCCGCCTTGCGGCGCATCCTGTGGTTCTGGGCGCTCAGCCGCACATCCGAGGGCCTGGCCCGCTGCTGCTGGAAGGACGCGGAGGGGCGGGTGGCGCCGCCCACAGAGGGGCAGGACATCAACACGCCCGAGGCGATGCAGGGCACCCCCTCTGACCTGAGTTCCAGCCGATCCCTAGCCACGTCCAGCTGGGGCATGCAACAGTAGAGGTCCTCCAACGACAAATGGAAGCCGAAGGGGTGTCCCCTCTCGGTTGAGGCCTGGGGGCTGGCTTCCAGGTACGGATCCAGAGAAGGGTAGGCATCGTCGGCAGGCGCCTCCTTCACCGACAGCTGGAAGCTCGCGCTCAAGGACCCGGCCGAGGAGAGGCCGCTACACTGGCCGTCCGCTTCCTCTACAAGACCTCCGGGCCCTGCCTCCTGAAACAACTCTGATGTGGGAAGAGGGGCTGAGGTGACTCTCAGCTCCGGAGAAGGCTCCCAAGATTCCATCTGCTCCTGGGAGCCTCGACCCATCCACGACCTTCCTAAAGGGATCCGGTCCACGCTCGCAGGGTCCTGGGGAAATGCACTTGGGCAGTGAGATGTCGGAAAGGGGAGAGCAGGAGTAATGGCAGAGGAGTCCGGAGAGGCTCCCGAGGAGTGTACTTCACCTTGGAAGTTCTCCAGGCCCTCCGAGGTGGGCGCGTGCAGCACGGGCACTgaaccctgagcccaggagtccgtCGTGCATGGCGAAGGCTCCTCGTCCTCACCCCATGTGGGGTCCTCAGCTACTGCAGATTCTCCCTCGTCCCGGGCCAGGAAGCGCCACTCCGTGATCTGCAGCATGGCCTCCCGGGCCTCGCTGATGGTGAATGGAATGCACTGCGGAGGCGAGAGAGGATCTCAGGTCGGCAGGGAGGGGCGGGAGAGGGAGGAGATGAGTCTGAAGGACCCGGATCCCGGCCCACCTGCTGAGTCAGGTAGACTTTGAAAGCAGAGTCCATAACTCGAGCCAGCAAGTCGGCCAAGATGTCCCCTACCACGTCCTCGCCCTCCTCGAGGGCCGTAAGCGCCATCCACTCGGCCTCATTGAGCCGCCCAGGCACAATATCCACCTGCAGCACTGGCACAGTGGGCGGCCGCACTTTTTCCGCCTTGGACCGGGTCACCCCGCGGTCTCGGACCGCGGACCGGGTCATCCCGCGGTCTCGgacctgcctctcctgcctctgtgAGAACAAAACAGGGCAGTCAGAGCAGGAAACCAAGAAGTGGAACGGAAGAGTAGCTATAGGCTAGGAGGAAGCTTTCTCAAGTTGTCTAGTGGGAAAGAAAAGGGCTAATTGACGAAGAGCCTACTATGTGACGGATACTTAGTAGATGTTTGACCTAATAATTTTCATTAACAGCCCACTAACCACAAttgacagataaagaaactgaagtggggaggctgaggaaggagaatcacttgaactcaggggatggaggttgcactgagcagagactgtgccactgcactccagcctggcgacagagcgagactgtgtctcaaaaaaaaaaaaaaaaagaaaaaagaaactgaagtctGACAGAAGTTAACCATCCTTGCTTAGGAGCACACAGTGAGCAAGCCCAGGCAATGTGAAGGTTTAACTTCATGGCCCTTATGAGCAAAGTATTCAAAATTCTTGAGAGTTCAAATTACTTGAGAAAGACAATTCAGTAAACAGTCCTGGAATTATTGGTGCTATTTAAAGTCTTCTCTacattttgttttccagaaaaggattttttttttttttaattcaagtaaCTGCAAATAGGAAACCAGAGGGGGAGCCCCAGGCTGGGACAAATCATGGCTACCCCTCCCTGACAGACCAGGGGGAGCAGGCGGCCCCTACATGCTTTATGGTGGATTTGGGCCCCCTTGCTCTCTCTGCTGCAGCATCCTAGGGGCAGGGCCCGGACTGGAGTAGTCCGTCACCCAGCCTGCCATGCCTCAGCCCCTCTTCCCCACGAAGAGTAACTTGGGGGAGGGGATCGTGGGCAGAGCAGGAGGCAACGTGGATGAACATTTGGTGCTGGTAGCAGCAGCAATGACGGATGTCAAAGAATGGAACAttgaaccaaaaacaaaacaactgtcCAGAGGTAGTTTGTGAACAAAGGAAAAACGGAACCAGAACCTTGGGGGGTGGCAGAAGCAGGAGGGCTGGGAGTGGGAAGGGTGAGCTCCTTGTTATTGGTGCCCCATCTGAGGAGGGGGAAATGGCCAAGTGGTAGAAGCAAAGTAGGGTTGGGGGAGCAGCCCCAGCCCACCTCAGGTAGCTGCCACAGGGCTCATGGGCCTCACCTGGACAATAGGTGACTGCATCTCCATCATTGCAATATGTACTCAGACCCCAGGCAGAGGGTAAGGGGGCTGGGGCCACTGCAAAGAGGGAGTAGGGGACTCACacccctccctctttcctgtAGCCAATGGGAGCTGTCCAACCTAGTGCAGGCACTAGGGAAGGTGGGGATGAAAGATGTGAGCCTCATGTGGTGACAAAGACAGTTTGGCTGGTGGAATCCTGGGGGCCAGCACCCCCTCCATTGGCCACACCTGCTGCTGCTAGGACAGTGGAGTGGGGTGTGCCAGAATGGGGGCTTGGGCCCCTTTTAAGGCCAGGGGAACCCTCCCAGGCCCCTCTATGGGAAGCCAGAGGCAACAGTGGAGGAGCAGAGAGGTGGCCCCCAAACCAAAAGCCCAGAGAGCAATGTCCCCACCACCAAGGGATCAGGGATGCAGTGGGGATGCAGCAGGTGCAGGGTGTGGCTAAGCGGGACATTAGCCTTGTCCAGGAGGGCACATGTGTATGAGTGGGCGgacggggggtgggggtgggaagaggCCAAAGGAaaagtcctccccactcagcccatAGGGACCTGCAGCGGCTGGTGTGTTGTGTAGTGTGGTGGTGAAGGCGCAAGTGGAAGATGAGGGTGGTAGCCGGAGGCAGTGGTGATggtgggtgtggggaagggatggggggcggtgggggggtGTTGGGAGCGGATCAAAGCTGTCCAGTCCCAGAAGGAAGCTGCTGCTCCAGTGAGGACTCCTGCGAGatgcccttctcttcctccttctccagttTTTTGGGTCTTCCCCTTGGTTTCCTTCCCGGAGTTGTGGTGGTTTTCCGGGTCTTGGCAGCACCCTTGTTTTTGCTTCCCTTTGGTCGGCCCCGAGGTCTCTTAGGTGTTGGCACTTCGCTGAGCTCCTTCTGACTCCCTACCAGCGCTGTCCTGGGACTCACCAGAGGCTGCTTGCGCGGCCTGCCACGGCCCCGCTTCTCAGTGCCGTCGTTTTTCTGCTTGGAGGCCAAGGGCTGGCTGGACTTTGAGCTCGACTCGCTCATCTTCCCTTCTCTAAGGATTAGGTGGAAAAGTGATGGCTGGGATGGGCGAACTCGGCCGCTGGCCTGCGGTGCATGCTCCAGTTTGCCGGGAGCAGCGGTGCTGGGCGCTGAGGACAGGCCAGTCTCCACCACAGCCGCCCCTGGTCGCAAATGCGGATGCCTTCCTGGAGCCATGCCAGAGCCAGAAATAGCCCAGGCTCGGAGTCCCACTTAGAAGAGCGCAGCCCCAGCTCAGGAGAGCTTAAAaagttctctacttttttttttttttaaccaactattcttatctccattttatggtAATTTACCCAGTATCATACAAGTAGGAGTTAGTGAAGTCAGAATGCAATTACATGcaagtctgtctgactccagagcctctCAAAGACATTtgcaacaaatatgaaaaaagataaatatcccCGAGTAAATTAAAAgatcatacaaaaaaaaaatggccgggcgcagtggttcacgcctgtaatcccagcactttggggggccgaggtgggtggatcatttgaggtcaggagttcaagaccagcctagccaacatggtgaaaccccgtctctaccaataatacaaaaattagccaggcatggtggtgggcgcctgtaatcccagctactagggaggctgaggcacaagaatcacttgaacctgggaggcagagtttgcagtgagctgagatcatgctactgaactacagcctgggtgacagagcgagactctgtctcaaaaaaaaaaaaaatactaataaaataaaaaatagaagaagaaaaatggccaggcacagtggcgcacaccCACAGtaccagctgctcgggaggctgaggcagggggattgcttgagcccaggagttcaagtccagcttggGCTATATTACAATAAAAACTTAAACTATAAGAAGAAAAACCATTTAAGATCCGAAAGATAAGCAAAGGACAtgacatttcacaaaagagggACTGTAGATGACTAATAAATATAGTATTGAGATTCTGATTTCTAGCTCATcaaattagaattattttaaaaacaagaatacTCAGCACTGGCAAAGGTTTAGTGTGATACCATGCTGCAACAGTATGCATgaagacattaaaaaatgttttcgcTTCTTCAACTCTGCAATTTCAGTTCTATAAATACAACCAAAAGGCATTTTCtgaaatgcagataaaaatatattctccaacaAATTCTGTGGCATTTTTATAATAGCAGAATATTGAAAACatgtctttaaaaagaataattgacTATGCTATATATACTGAAATATTATGCAATGATTAAAGGTAAtcttcgtttgtttgtttttgtttttgagacggagtctcgctctgtcacccaggctggagtgcagtggcaaaatctcggctcactgcaacctccgcctcccaggttcaagcaattctcct
The window above is part of the Symphalangus syndactylus isolate Jambi chromosome 14, NHGRI_mSymSyn1-v2.1_pri, whole genome shotgun sequence genome. Proteins encoded here:
- the LOC129461839 gene encoding high mobility group protein HMG-I/HMG-Y-like, with amino-acid sequence MAPGRHPHLRPGAAVVETGLSSAPSTAAPGKLEHAPQASGRVRPSQPSLFHLILREGKMSESSSKSSQPLASKQKNDGTEKRGRGRPRKQPLKELSEVPTPKRPRGRPKGSKNKGAAKTRKTTTTPGRKPRGRPKKLEKEEEKGISQESSLEQQLPSGTGQL